One genomic segment of Gopherus flavomarginatus isolate rGopFla2 chromosome 11, rGopFla2.mat.asm, whole genome shotgun sequence includes these proteins:
- the LOC127031297 gene encoding ribonuclease-like, which yields MQLGEASSADSWTDSLGETEAPGQPAMKTRLGPGLLLLIFLLPACLTAAGRETPYKKFQRQHVDTSGSWEPDPNRYCNLMMPRRNMTVSFCKDLNSFVHGALAMITAVCGSGGTWHHEDFYYSNSPFQVTDCQTTGASRWPRCIYRGDICSKRICVACKNGQPVHFARPSVCGGP from the exons ATGCAGCTGGGGGAGGCCAGCTCTGCAGACAGCTGGACAGATTCTctgggggaaacagaggcaccagGACAA CCAGCAATGAAGACAAGACTGGGTCCAGGCCTCCTGCTGCTGATTTTCCTCTTGCCAGCCTGCCTGACTGCGGCCGGGAGAGAGACGCCGTACAAGAAGTTCCAAAGGCAGCATGTCGACACCTCTGGGAGCTGGGAGCCCGACCCCAACCGCTACTGCAATCTCATGATGCCGCGGAGGAACATGACGGTGTCCTTCTGCAAAGATCTCAACAGCTTCGTCCACGGGGCGCTGGCAATGATAACCGCTGTCTGCGGCTCAGGGGGGACATGGCATCACGAGGACTTTTACTACAGCAACTCTCCCTTCCAGGTCACTGACTGCCAGACAACGGGAGCGTCTCGCTGGCCCCGCTGCATTTACAGGGGAGACATCTGCAGTAAGAGAATTTGTGTTGCCTGCAAAAATGGGCAGCCTGTGCATTTTGCCCGGCCGTCGGTGTGCGGTGGCCCATGA
- the LOC127031302 gene encoding ribonuclease-like — protein sequence MTLTGVFPALLLPLVLLVTGMALARGESRYEKFLRQHVDASDPSPPDARRYCNLLMRRRDMATAHKCKHVNTFIHSSADQIEPVCRDGGEPAGGDLRLSEDPFPLTVCELQGGSDPPDCDYSGSSSTSRIVIACVDGEPVHFETQVESQAGEEDEL from the coding sequence ATGACCCTGACGGGAGTCTTCCCCGCACTTCTGCTGCCCCTCGTCCTGCTGGTCACTGGTATGGCCCTGGCCCGAGGGGAGTCGCGCTATGAGAAGTTCCTGAGGCAACATGTGGATGCCTCTGACCCCAGCCCTCCAGATGCCCGGCGATACTGCAACCTCCTGATGCGGCGCCGGGACATGGCCACTGCCCACAAGTGCAAACACGTCAATACCTTCATCCATAGCAGTGCCGACCAGATCGAGCCCGTCTGCAGGGACGGCGGGGAGCCGGCTGGAGGAGACCTGCGCCTCAGCGAAGACCCCTTCCCCCTCACTGTCTGTGAGCTCCAAGGAGGATCTGATCCCCCCGACTGTGACTACAGTGGGTCCAGTAGCACCAGCAGAATCGTCATCGCCTGCGTCGATGGGGAACCAGTCCACTTTGAGACACAGGTTGAGagccaggcaggggaggaggatgagctaTGA